One genomic segment of Photobacterium sp. DA100 includes these proteins:
- a CDS encoding Dyp-type peroxidase translates to MATAQPLILPEAGPFALYVVMKATGDTKALVERCKQVHTLVDEINSQQPGAELRASIAFGKAFWTSLEKGSPVEFEEFVPLGEGEITAPATGGDVLLHLNSSRHDLNFYLLRQFVSPIAEHVEIMDETYGFKYLDSRDMTDFIDGTENPNTPESRQDVALIKEGDFVGGSFVMLQRFVHNLPAWNRLNIQAQEKVVGRTKPDSVELDDVPAASHVGRVDIKEEGKGLKIVRHSLPYGCVSGDHGLLFIAYCHTQHNFKAMLESMYGHTDGKTDQLLRFTTAVTGAYFFAPSVEILNSL, encoded by the coding sequence ATGGCTACGGCACAACCTCTGATTTTGCCTGAAGCAGGACCGTTCGCATTGTATGTTGTTATGAAGGCAACAGGTGATACCAAGGCGCTTGTTGAGCGTTGTAAACAAGTCCACACTCTGGTTGATGAGATCAACAGCCAGCAGCCGGGGGCTGAGCTTAGAGCCAGTATTGCTTTTGGTAAGGCGTTCTGGACCTCATTGGAAAAAGGCTCGCCTGTCGAGTTCGAGGAGTTTGTCCCGCTAGGTGAAGGAGAGATCACTGCACCGGCAACCGGTGGCGATGTGCTGCTGCACCTTAACTCCAGTCGCCATGACTTGAACTTCTACTTGCTGCGCCAGTTTGTCTCGCCTATCGCCGAGCATGTTGAAATCATGGATGAGACCTACGGTTTCAAATACCTTGATTCGCGCGATATGACCGATTTCATTGACGGTACCGAGAATCCGAACACCCCAGAGTCTCGCCAAGACGTTGCCCTGATCAAAGAGGGTGACTTTGTCGGTGGTAGTTTTGTGATGCTGCAGCGTTTTGTTCACAACCTACCGGCTTGGAACCGCTTGAACATTCAGGCGCAGGAGAAAGTGGTTGGTCGTACCAAACCTGACTCGGTTGAGCTGGATGATGTACCGGCCGCATCACATGTTGGTCGTGTTGATATCAAGGAAGAAGGCAAGGGACTGAAGATTGTCCGCCACAGCTTGCCATATGGCTGTGTAAGCGGCGATCACGGTCTGCTGTTCATTGCTTATTGCCATACTCAACACAACTTCAAAGCTATGCTGGAGAGTATGTATGGTCATACAGACGGCAAAACCGATCAGCTGCTGCGTTTTACCACGGCGGTAACCGGGGCTTACTTCTTTGCGCCATCGGTAGAGATACTTAACTCGCTATAG